A window of the Torulaspora globosa chromosome 6, complete sequence genome harbors these coding sequences:
- the MRPL37 gene encoding mitochondrial 54S ribosomal protein mL54 (ancestral locus Anc_1.318): MFRFIPRRFFNAGLRLQEESSRVIKSSCPAGTVLNLNVKKSGKDPIALEDHEYPAWLWEVLDKEAQARKLAEDPLKLRKKQIRKANRARIKQNNFLQQL; encoded by the coding sequence ATGTTTCGTTTCATTCCAAGACGCTTTTTTAATGCTGGGCTCCGtctgcaagaagaatcttcaagagtGATCAAATCCTCCTGTCCGGCTGGGACCGTGCTAAACCTAAATGTTAAGAAGTCTGGCAAGGATCCAATCGCATTAGAAGATCATGAATACCCAGCATGGCTTTGGGAAGTGCTGGATAAAGAAGCTCAGGCCAGAAAACTGGCAGAAGATCCGCTGAAATTAAGGAAAAAGCAGATTCGAAAGGCCAATCGAGCACGGATCAAGCAAAATAACTTCCTGCAGCAACTGTGA
- the BNA3 gene encoding kynurenine--oxoglutarate transaminase (ancestral locus Anc_1.321), with translation MRTWSLSFEDCNELDDRIYKLRVVNCIASTGRCMSGKVAKTLATMTVTRPRIVPNKYFTSHVAKDVWSLTNEAAAAAANNANNSGRELINLGQGFFSYSPPKFAISEAQKAVDIPLVNQYSPTRGRPSLIQSLIKLYSPFYNTQLKPENVTVTTGANEGILASLMGIINPGDEVIVFEPFFDQYIPNIELLGGKVVYVPINPPKGIDERVVKGTEWTIDYEQFANSITGKTKAVIINTPHNPIGKVFTREELTTIGNICVKNNVVIISDEVYEHLYFTDSFSRIATLSPEIGQLTLSVGSAGKSFAATGWRIGWVVSLNPELLSYVAKAHTRICFSSPSPLQEAVANSINDALEINYFEQMRQEYTRKYEIFTSVFDELGLPYTVPEGTYFILVDFSKVKIPEDYPYPEELSDKAKDFRISHWLINELGVVAIPPTEFYIKEHEKAAENLLRFAVCKDDQYLEKAVERLRLLKKFL, from the coding sequence ATGAGGACATGGTCGTTATCTTTCGAGGATTGCAATGAGCTCGACGACCGCATCTATAAGCTCAGAGTGGTCAATTGCATCGCATCGACCGGTAGGTGTATGTCAGGAAAAGTAGCGAAGACGCTGGCAACCATGACCGTGACGAGACCACGTATTGTTCCAAATAAGTACTTTACTTCGCATGTTGCCAAGGATGTTTGGTCACTGACGaatgaagcagcagctgctgctgccaaTAACGCGAATAACAGCGGCCGTGAACTAATAAACCTGGGACAGGGCTTCTTTTCTTACTCGCCGCCCAAATTTGCCATTAGTGAGGCTCAGAAGGCGGTGGATATACCGCTGGTTAATCAATACTCTCCCACTCGAGGTCGCCCGTCGCTGATCCAGTCTTTGATCAAGCTCTACTCGCCTTTCTACAACACTCAGTTGAAACCGGAGAATGTGACGGTCACCACCGGCGCAAACGAGGGCATTCTTGCGAGTTTGATGGGCATCATCAATCCCGGCGACGAGGTGATTGTTTTTGAGCCGTTTTTCGATCAGTATATCCCAAATATCGAGCTCTTGGGCGGCAAAGTCGTGTATGTGCCCATCAACCCCCCTAAGGGAATTGATGAGCGTGTGGTGAAGGGTACCGAGTGGACTATCGACTACGAGCAATTTGCCAACTCCATAACGGGAAAGACCAAGGCGGTGATTATCAACACGCCCCACAACCCGATTGGTAAGGTCTTTACTCGCGAGGAGCTGACAACCATAGGTAACATCTGTGTCAAGAACAACGTGGTTATTATTTCCGATGAAGTGTACGAGCATCTCTATTTCACAGACTCCTTCAGCAGGATTGCCACTTTGAGCCCCGAGATTGGTCAGTTGACTTTGTCGGTGGGCTCTGCCGGCAAATCCTTTGCTGCAACCGGCTGGAGAATCGGCTGGGTGGTCTCATTGAACCCGGAATTACTGAGTTACGTCGCTAAGGCACATACCAGGATTTGCTTCTCCTCGCCATCGCCACTGCAGGAGGCTGTGGCCAACTCCATCAACGATGCCCTGGAGATCAACTACTTCGAGCAAATGCGACAAGAGTACACTCGCAAATATGAGATCTTCACCAGCGTATTCGACGAGCTGGGTCTCCCATACACGGTGCCAGAGGGTACCTATTTCATCTTGGTCGATTTTTCCAAGGTAAAGATCCCAGAGGACTATCCATACCCTGAGGAACTCTCCGACAAAGCCAAGGACTTCCGCATCTCGCATTGGCTGATCAACGAGCTGGGCGTCGTGGCCATCCCGCCAACAGAATTCTACATCAAGGAACATGAGAAGGCTGCAGAGAATCTTCTCAGATTCGCGGTCTGCAAAGACGACCAATATCTGGAAAAGGCTGTGGAAAGACTCAGACTACTTAAGAAATTCTTGTGA
- the COA3 gene encoding Coa3p (ancestral locus Anc_1.314), with the protein MVLDPSKYQDRRTWKMTPAMIRARQPFFKGNMIGLALLVAVTGGVYAYTYNFLHRDNDFADVPIPPIDEKELAQLKKEYEVLKANRDK; encoded by the coding sequence ATGGTGTTGGATCCCTCTAAATATCAGGATAGAAGAACATGGAAGATGACCCCAGCGATGATAAGGGCAAGACAGCCCTTTTTCAAAGGTAATATGATTGGACTGGCTCTACTGGTAGCAGTCACTGGCGGTGTGTACGCCTACACCTACAACTTTTTGCACAGGGATAACGATTTTGCGGATGTGCCCATCCCACCTATCGATGAGAAGGAGCTGGcgcagctgaagaaggagtACGAAGTGCTCAAGGCCAACAGAGACAAGTGA
- the NUP82 gene encoding linker nucleoporin NUP82 (ancestral locus Anc_1.319): MKANSHRIFGGNFVSSNASERFFITAKDGSRAVAIEDSTVRWCDTSDQDYNFMPLLSKLGGFKHAVVSKDAEYVCLYSDVEFRMIEIPWGYKDASSMARAFQKCSHKLGRGEARYKQILFHPLACQQNTLVILKDDDSVTIAYWKDITGTKDVVLNLSGGAYSLDSYVSDIESITFGVDGITLYALSISEGADIYSFYPCLPPVIDIPENLLDELMYKSLIQYEELTAETKSEIKENTIKQLQFVSKLRGSQSGVKSREIHSELRQVRAQGPFTMAPFPDEIYGCNGRMICSMPIDQNKQLLIMALDDGKVAIFFQDLEPTMNWAFAGYSFNNSLVLVELIKLEIRSIKQIMVEKKLPGRFSVLADNGMVSVDTTRWSTVLAKCLDESDLRPLGALDFKSETTFLQYNSTPQSVAFWSSNTEQCIVTVTATNIMTKEIIRRHEESEEIKMSSEESVPKKAYEAPYSQHIDEIMQLSRRFQKELAKSPGKIIDPRDRQVPLNNESNEKQLELLTEVSKELFQKIALGQSLGAALHNRLLEQQSDLSHQLKISEELIHKRDGIQDTLAWQTTRFGQLEARHSKLRTRLDKLKDNLSKIGESNKFKQMAISKKEMDWFREIRAQVLMFNQNVRSYQKQHEQLAFLRKELARISTMGADNESRSREEWQELHRMLQEDTRILQKCSHELNIASRQVPANP; this comes from the coding sequence ATGAAGGCAAATTCTCATCGCATCTTTGGGGGAAATTTCGTCAGCAGCAATGCGTCAGAGAGGTTTTTTATCACTGCTAAAGATGGTTCACGAGCAGTAGCAATTGAGGATTCTACGGTGAGATGGTGCGATACATCTGATCAGGATTATAATTTCATGCCGTTATTATCTAAACTGGGCGGGTTCAAGCATGCAGTGGTCTCGAAGGACGCGGAATATGTGTGTCTGTACAGCGACGTCGAGTTTAGAATGATTGAGATCCCGTGGGGCTACAAAGATGCTTCCAGCATGGCTAGAGCGTTCCAAAAGTGCTCCCATAAGCTGGGCAGAGGTGAGGCAAGATATAAACAGATTCTTTTCCATCCGCTAGCTTGTCAGCAAAACACTTTAGTTATTCTGAAAGATGATGACTCCGTTACTATAGCGTACTGGAAAGATATTACAGGGACCAAGGATGTGgttttgaatctttctGGCGGTGCATACAGTCTCGATTCGTACGTTAGCGATATTGAGAGTATTACGTTTGGGGTGGACGGTATCACACTTTATGCGCTGAGCATCAGCGAAGGGGCGGATATCTATTCCTTTTATCCATGTTTACCTCCAGTGATTGATATTCCAGAAAATCTCTTGGATGAGTTGATGTACAAGTCGTTGATCCAGTACGAGGAACTGACCGCTGAAACCAAGTCCGAGATAAAGGAGAATACAATAAAGCAGCTACAGTTCGTTTCAAAACTTCGTGGATCTCAAAGTGGCGTGAAGTCGCGGGAAATTCATTCTGAATTGCGCCAAGTCCGTGCTCAGGGCCCTTTCACTATGGCGCCGTTCCCAGATGAAATATACGGCTGCAACGGTCGCATGATCTGTAGCATGCCGATCGATCAAAATAAGCAACTACTTATCATGGCCTTAGACGATGGCAAAGTTgcaatttttttccaaGACCTCGAACCCACGATGAACTGGGCATTTGCGGGATACAGCTTTAACAACTCTTTAGTCCTTGTTGAATTGATAAAGCTAGAAATCAGAAGCATCAAGCAAATTATGGTTGAGAAGAAATTACCTGGTCGGTTTTCAGTCCTGGCCGACAATGGCATGGTTTCAGTCGACACAACCAGGTGGTCCACTGTCCTGGCGAAATGTCTTGACGAGTCAGATCTACGACCACTCGGTGCACTGGACTTCAAGAGTGAAACGACTTTCCTCCAATACAATAGCACGCCGCAATCGGTAGCTTTCTGGTCGTCAAACACAGAACAATGTATTGTAACAGTAACGGCAACTAATATAATGACTAAAGAAATAATCAGGAGACACGAAGAATCGGAAGAAATCAAAATGTCCTCGGAAGAGAGCGTCCCTAAGAAAGCTTACGAAGCTCCATATTCCCAACACATCGACGAAATCATGCAGCTGAGCCGAAGGTTTCAGAAGGAGTTGGCAAAATCACCAGGAAAGATCATCGACCCACGAGACAGGCAGGTTCCGCTTAATAATGAGTCAAATGAGAAACAACTCGAGCTTCTGACTGAAGTTTCCAAAGAGCTATTCCAGAAGATCGCCTTGGGACAAAGTCTGGGCGCGGCACTGCACAACAGACTACTGGAGCAGCAATCCGACCTGTCCCACCAGCTGAAGATCAGTGAAGAACTGATTCACAAGCGAGACGGTATCCAAGACACTCTTGCGTGGCAAACAACTCGATTCGGTCAGCTTGAAGCCCGCCATTCAAAGCTGAGAACCCGCTTGGACAAGCTGAAAGACAACTTGAGTAAGATTGGGGAATCAAACAAGTTCAAACAAATGGCAATtagcaagaaagagatggaCTGGTTCAGGGAAATCAGGGCTCAGGTACTTATGTTTAACCAGAACGTTCGCAGCTACCAAAAGCAACACGAACAGCTCGCGTTCCTAAGGAAAGAGCTGGCCCGCATCAGCACAATGGGTGCCGATAACGAGTCGAGATCTCGTGAAGAATGGCAAGAACTCCACCGCATGCTGCAAGAGGACACCAGAATTTTGCAGAAATGCAGCCATGAACTGAATATTGCCTCTCGTCAAGTGCCAGCTAATCCCTAA
- the MRPL8 gene encoding mitochondrial 54S ribosomal protein bL17m (ancestral locus Anc_1.313) produces the protein MTVGLARKLSRTKPHRDALLKNMVTQLLQHGSIVSTHEKCKEASRLAERVISWAKKVNENPSSPLRSEIQSRLFLAGDNSKLMGRLLGEIAPNYVGRNGGYTRVLHLERRLGDKAKQSVLELVNTPVIDSEGNFNRGNMKLWLLVKNTMHDESCHKPYSSLTLKSLKKMLVGKTPEQLRSEILAVRRFLKEHQGEEWNETIETGVVDVLLEQMQGPGSSATKKGKKNGGYAFVSQRPVRDFAPAP, from the coding sequence ATGACTGTTGGACTGGCTCGTAAGCTGTCGCGTACAAAGCCGCACCGGGATGcgcttttgaagaatatGGTTACGCAATTGCTGCAACATGGCAGCATCGTGTCGACACATGAGAAGTGTAAGGAGGCATCCAGACTTGCCGAGAGGGTGATCAGCTGGGCCAAGAAGGTTAACGAGAATCCTTCGTCTCCGCTGCGCTCGGAGATCCAATCGAGACTGTTTTTGGCTGGCGACAATTCCAAGCTGATGGGGAGACTGCTGGGGGAGATAGCTCCCAACTATGTGGGCCGGAACGGTGGCTACACGAGAGTGCTGCATCTGGAGCGCAGACTGGGCGACAAGGCGAAGCAGTCTGTCCTGGAGCTGGTGAACACACCGGTGATAGACTCCGAGGGCAATTTCAACAGAGGAAACATGAAGCTGTGGCTGCTGGTGAAGAACACCATGCATGACGAGAGCTGCCACAAGCCGTACAGCTCGCTCACGCTGAAGAgtctgaagaaaatgctCGTGGGCAAGACGCCAGAGCAGCTGAGATCGGAGATTCTCGCCGTCAGACGCTTTCTGAAAGAGCACCAGGGAGAAGAGTGGAATGAGACCATAGAGACGGGCGTAGTAGACGTCCTGCTGGAGCAAATGCAGGGACCAGGCTCGTCTGCCACtaagaagggcaagaaaaacGGGGGCTACGCATTCGTGAGCCAGAGGCCAGTCAGGGACTTCGCACCGGCTCCTTGA
- the TSC10 gene encoding 3-dehydrosphinganine reductase (ancestral locus Anc_1.315), whose product MVFCRVDGTSKTFSRTDRYLQDVEWETRESGEMKGTKYTLEDQVVLISGGSQGLGKQFAAKYYRETVNSKIIIVSRGAEKLVSAVQEITDGKVEPKELGFDAEWSDKDRIGYIPCDLSDREDVARLFEVLAAKHIQLSQVLACAGGSTPKLFKDLTDVELEAGVKMNYLTALFLSHKVAQLFPKCHLVLFSSETSFFPFIGYAQYAPLKGSIKSLTSILRQEMPEMRISCVYPGNFDSEGYAVEETTKPSITKEIEGASELISCEECCNRVVRWLHRGYDDITVDFIGWVLMSTDMGLNKHNNQSFLWFVQLLIGTFANFLIVPIYMLICSRNIKKWHKSQDRGLLKKPHAADDAQ is encoded by the coding sequence ATGGTGTTCTGTCGCGTAGACGGTACCTCCAAGACATTTAGCAGAACAGACCGTTACTTACAGGACGTCGAGTGGGAGACGAGGGAATCAGGCGAGATGAAGGGTACGAAATATACGCTGGAGGACCAGGTGGTGTTGATTAGCGGCGGGTCGCAGGGTCTCGGTAAACAGTTCGCGGCCAAATACTACAGGGAGACTGTCAACTCGAAGATAATCATAGTGAGCAGAGGCGCAGAAAAGCTGGTATCTGCGGTGCAGGAGATCACAGATGGCAAAGTGGAGCCGAAAGAGCTGGGTTTCGACGCTGAATGGTCTGACAAGGATAGAATTGGCTACATTCCGTGCGATCTCTCGGATCGCGAAGACGTGGCTCGTCTGTTCGAGGTGCTAGCGGCCAAGCATATCCAGTTGAGCCAGGTGTTGGCATGTGCTGGCGGGTCTACCCCGAAGCTGTTCAAGGATCTGACCGATGTGGAGCTCGAGGCTGGGGTGAAGATGAACTACCTTACGGCGCTGTTCCTAAGTCACAAAGTGGCGCAACTATTCCCAAAGTGCCATCTCGTGCTATTCTCAAGTGAAACAAGCTTCTTTCCCTTCATCGGGTACGCTCAGTATGCCCCTCTCAAGGGCTCTATCAAGTCGCTCACGTCGATCTTGAGACAGGAAATGCCAGAGATGAGAATCTCGTGTGTTTACCCCGGAAACTTCGACAGCGAGGGCTATGCTGTCGAGGAAACTACGAAGCCCTCCATAACCAAGGAGATAGAGGGCGCCTCTGAGCTTATCTCCTGCGAGGAGTGTTGCAACCGGGTTGTTCGCTGGCTGCACCGAGGCTACGACGACATCACTGTCGACTTCATTGGCTGGGTCCTCATGAGCACGGACATGGGGCTCAACAAGCACAACAACCAGTCGTTTCTGTGGTTCGTTCAGTTACTCATCGGCACTTTTGCCAACTTTCTAATCGTCCCAATTTACATGCTAATTTGCTCGAGGAACATCAAAAAATGGCACAAGAGCCAAGACAGAGgtctgttgaagaaaccacACGCAGCGGACGACGCTCAATAG
- the SDH8 gene encoding Sdh8p (ancestral locus Anc_1.320): MSKPSKNTEVGSIAMLSRLRICGIANAGRGFPVTRGHRRTFKTEATPSPPKLPKEEQEEFERLQKIAQSQEAIDAYNREIEGDATKESLNSPMLTKNEIGSFSPEFSKTLPEFEGDKNPETGEIGGPKQDPLRHGDYSFNGRVTDF, translated from the coding sequence ATGAGCAAACCATCAAAGAACACAGAAGTAGGATCAATTGCGATGCTTTCGAGGCTTAGAATCTGTGGAATTGCCAATGCTGGTCGTGGATTTCCAGTGACCCGCGGTCACAGAAGGACTTTTAAGACAGAGGCCACTCCAAGTCCTCCAAAATTGCCAAAGGAAGAGCaggaagagtttgaaagattgCAGAAAATCGCCCAGTCACAGGAAGCTATCGATGCTTATAATCGGGAGATAGAGGGAGACGCCACGAAGGAAAGCTTGAACTCGCCAATGCTGACCAAAAATGAGATTGGGTCTTTCTCACCAGAGTTTTCGAAGACGTTGCCTGAGTTTGAGGGGGATAAGAACCCTGAGACTGGCGAGATTGGTGGTCCTAAGCAGGATCCGCTGAGACATGGAGATTATTCGTTCAACGGAAGGGTGACTGACTTTTGA
- the REI1 gene encoding Rei1p (ancestral locus Anc_1.316): protein MSTYTCNTCELQFSSSQAQREHMKSDWHRYNLKRRVAHLSPITEELFNSKVQAVSNQEAEMQSSEDKKQMTKKEARRREKEALLEKKRELLKLAEQNALKKMKEQEVPQGGKAERAEPKVDESPSAEDLTEEQLAEKLMQQKIDNKVDIPLTECFFCTKSKNSKTVEQNLDHMFKNHGFYIPEQKYLTDRDGLLEYISEKIGLGNVCIVCNFQGRTLESVKAHMLAKRHCRIPYEEEDEKLEVSQFYDFSSTYKQHQSVDAAETNEDDWEDIGSGEEDASDDEDVPQDYIYHDGVELHLPTGIKVGHRSLQRYYRQNLRPEVELTEGQGTLVAAETRSFLTSFDRKQVQVQQRVWQTEVKDKKRHDKRAAKFINNQPHYRDQLLQ, encoded by the coding sequence ATGTCGACGTATACCTGTAATACATGTGAGCTGCAATTTTCGAGTAGCCAGGCTCAAAGAGAGCATATGAAGTCGGACTGGCATCGCTATAATCTGAAGAGACGGGTTGCTCACTTGTCACCGATCACTGAGGAATTGTTCAACTCGAAGGTTCAAGCAGTGTCTAATCAAGAGGCAGAAATGCAGAGCTCTGAAgacaagaagcagatgaCCAAAAAAGAGGCTAGAAGAAGGGAGAAGGAGGCTCTactggagaaaaaaagagAGTTATTGAAGCTAGCTGAGCAGAATGCcttgaaaaagatgaaggagCAGGAGGTGCCACAGGGGGGAAAGGCGGAAAGAGCGGAACCGAAGGTGGATGAATCACCTTCAGCTGAGGATTTGACTGAAGAGCAGCTGGCGGAGAAACTGATGCAACAGAAGATCGACAACAAAGTGGATATACCGTTGACTGAATGTTTCTTTTGCACCAAGAGTAAAAATTCGAAGACCGTCGAACAGAATCTGGACCACATGTTCAAGAATCACGGCTTCTATATACCCGAACAGAAGTACTTGACCGATCGAGACGGGTTGCTGGAATACATATCTGAGAAAATCGGCCTTGGAAATGTCTGCATTGTGTGTAACTTCCAAGGTAGGACGTTGGAATCCGTCAAAGCTCATATGTTGGCCAAGAGACATTGCAGGATCCCTtacgaggaggaagacgaaaagcttgaagtgTCACAGTTCTACGACTTTTCGAGTACCTACAAGCAGCACCAATCAGTCGATGCTGCTGAGACTAACGAGGATGACTGGGAAGATATTGGAAGTGGTGAGGAAGACGCcagcgacgatgaagatgttcCGCAAGATTACATCTACCACGACGGTGTAGAGCTTCATCTACCGACCGGCATCAAAGTCGGTCACAGATCACTGCAACGTTATTACAGGCAAAACTTACGGCCTGAGGTTGAATTGACCGAGGGACAGGGCACGCTGGTGGCAGCAGAAACCAGGTCATTCCTCACATCCTTTGACAGAAAGCAAGTTCAAGTCCAACAACGGGTCTGGCAAACAGAGGtcaaagacaagaagagacaCGATAAAAGAGCTGCGAAATTCATCAATAATCAACCTCATTATAGAGACCAATTATTACAATAA
- the LAS21 gene encoding mannose-ethanolamine phosphotransferase LAS21 (ancestral locus Anc_1.317), which translates to MAKRIFALLVCQLVAISLFCAGFFPQKKVLKGDAKFLIEPDLQSKTKPVFSKFVLVVIDALRSDFVFEESKSHFFQLHSLLEQGNAWGFTAFSNPPTVTLPRLKGITTGSTPNFLDAILNVAEGDSSSNLNEQDSWVKQFVNYNKRIRFFGDDTWLKLFPLDFFDEYEGTNSFFVSDFEQVDHNVTRHISEQLMNQEDWDVLILHYLGLDHIGHKGGSDSQFMPAKHQEMDEIIGQIYENSGNDTLICVMGDHGMNDNGNHGGSSSGETSAAMVLMSKKLQDYEVPAQQKLVRLPVKDTSTNPTYQYLTSIQQVDLVPTLATLFNFPIPKNSVGVVIRETLQLLDDKLAAIKVQENFRQLQSVKRSHKDTDDVFENLDATFQKMRDIQSELMRSATDYNYEFLYLGLLILLVSTMAAMAAGLQQIRLEKPFFIILTISLIVGLSSFGSSFVEEEHQIWWWIATGGVLLSSLHLPDKKFTHLIILLCLRIIRGWNNSGQKHFYENTIFEILKRNPIQQWYLNFFTIFGLGLLQSDLLSFVSTLLVSMLCFVYKVSWSIVNRERVPDWMYQVALKSCSIITGSTTGDVFEESLVPVARLFYKCFLTCILINLGFAKLTSKRGALNSISTLLTMLLVFQSPSSNIPMFLAYNALRNSLTKLLVEDYGSSSFVTSITSLVLQYFTFFHFGGTNSIATVDLSNAYHGVSQDYNIYLVGFMMCLSNFVPSIYWSIFTWRILYSGNQKWNRFSHNKLTFFMFNCVSGCALLLACLILRFHLFIWSVFSPKLCYYAAWNIFMNLVIGWILEIPLLLMN; encoded by the coding sequence ATGGCGAAGCGAATTTTCGCACTATTGGTCTGCCAATTGGTTGCCATTTCACTCTTTTGTGCTGGGTTTTTCCCCCAAAAGAAAGTACTTAAAGGTGATGCTAAATTTCTAATTGAACCTGATCTGCAAAGCAAGACCAAACCAGTGTTTAGCAAGTTTGTCTTAGTTGTGATCGACGCTCTTAGAAGTGATTTCGTCTTTGAGGAATCAAAGTCGCACTTCTTTCAGCTCCATTCCTTGCTTGAACAAGGCAATGCTTGGGGCTTCACGGCTTTCTCCAATCCGCCGACAGTTACACTACCGAGACTGAAAGGTATTACCACTGGATCAACGCCTAATTTTCTGGATGCCATTTTGAACGTTGCTGAGGGCGATTCTTCGTCTAACTTGAATGAGCAGGACTCTTGGGTTAAACAATTTGTCAATTATAACAAGAGAATTAGGTTCTTCGGAGATGATACATGGCTTAAATTATTCCCACTCGACTTCTTTGACGAGTACGAAGGTACcaattctttctttgttaGTGATTTTGAACAAGTCGATCATAACGTCACCAGGCATATCTCGGAACAGTTGATGAATCAGGAAGACTGGGATGTTTTGATATTGCATTACTTGGGTTTAGATCACATTGGGCACAAAGGTGGATCAGATTCGCAATTCATGCCTGCGAAGCACCAGGAAATGGACGAGATAATTGGGCAAATTTACGAAAATTCTGGTAATGACACGCTGATTTGCGTCATGGGTGACCATGGAATGAATGATAATGGTAACCATGGAGGCTCTTCATCGGGAGAAACGTCGGCGGCCATGGTCCTGATGTCCAAGAAACTGCAGGATTATGAAGTGCCTGCGCAACAAAAGTTAGTTCGCCTACCCGTTAAGGATACCTCTACAAATCCTACGTACCAGTATTTGACATCAATACAGCAGGTGGATTTGGTCCCCACTCTGGCAAcccttttcaactttccAATACCCAAAAACAGCGTAGGTGTGGTAATTCGCGAAACGCTGCAGCTGTTGGATGATAAACTGGCAGCCATTAAAGTTCAGGAAAACTTTCGGCAACTGCAATCTGTAAAAAGAAGCCACAAGGATACAGATGATGTCTTCGAGAATCTTGACGCCacttttcaaaaaatgaGAGATATTCAGAGCGAATTGATGAGGTCTGCTACAGACTACAATTACGAGTTTTTGTACCTGGGCCTTCTGATACTTCTGGTTTCCACCATGGCTGCGATGGCGGCAGGtttgcagcagatcagGCTTGAAAAGcccttcttcatcattttaACCATTTCGCTGATTGTGGGACTCTCGAGTTTCGGAAGTAGTTTTGTGGAGGAAGAGCATCAAATATGGTGGTGGATCGCTACTGGAGGAGTCCTGCTATCCAGCTTGCACCTTCCTGATAAGAAATTTACACACTTGATAATATTGCTCTGCCTAAGAATAATACGAGGCTGGAATAACAGCGGTCAAAAGCATTTCTATGAAAACACCATCTTTGAGATTTTAAAGCGTAACCCCATTCAACAATGGTACCTGAATTTTTTCACCATTTTCGGCTTGGGTCTCCTTCAGAGCGACCTCCTCTCCTTTGTGTCCACTTTGTTGGTCAGCATGCTTTGCTTCGTCTACAAGGTAAGTTGGTCTATAGTCAACAGGGAAAGAGTACCCGACTGGATGTATCAAGTTGCATTAAAAAGCTGCTCCATTATCACAGGCAGCACGACAGGTGACGTTTTCGAAGAATCGCTGGTGCCAGTAGCTCGCCTCTTTTACAAATGCTTCCTGACATGCATTCTAATCAACCTTGGTTTTGCCAAATTGACGTCCAAGAGGGGCGCTCTAAACTCGATCTCCACACTTCTCACAATGTTATTGGTTTTCCAATCACCTTCTTCTAACATCCCCATGTTCCTAGCGTACAATGCCCTGAGAAATTCACTAACGAAACTCCTAGTTGAGGACTATGGCTCAAGCTCCTTCGTCACATCAATAACGTCCCTGGTGCTGCAATATTTCACATTCTTCCATTTTGGTGGTACCAACTCAATAGCCACTGTGGATCTATCCAACGCCTACCATGGGGTATCACAGGACTACAACATTTACCTTGTCGGATTTATGATGTGTCTCTCCAATTTCGTACCATCGATCTACTGGTCCATTTTTACCTGGAGAATCCTCTACAGCGGAAACCAAAAATGGAATCGCTTTTCGCACAACAAATTGACATTTTTCATGTTCAACTGCGTCTCAGGCTGCGCTCTCTTACTGGCATGTCTGATTTTAAGATTCCATCTCTTTATATGGAGCGTTTTCAGCCCGAAACTATGCTATTATGCCGCTTGGAACATCTTCATGAACCTCGTAATTGGCTGGATACTCGAGATACCGCTTTTACTGATGAATTGA